A window of the Isosphaera pallida ATCC 43644 genome harbors these coding sequences:
- a CDS encoding PEP-CTERM sorting domain-containing protein has translation MPGKHVVRAALAMFAALVCGSNAHAAYMYEVVLPPNQTLITISEQTTLRLEPKQGRDFLVDEEAPFNNLPLATLVFEKTSLGREIIDVTYQMDLRITNPQDSGNVGVFTITGRVFGNADLRADGTRRLDLNNEFLSLSPRGPVAIGPDFFSFDMDLNQALQFSGPGFGPGLTGLFTARVNVVPIPEPASLAMMALGGLGVAWVARRRALARRVG, from the coding sequence ATGCCCGGTAAACACGTGGTTCGAGCGGCGTTGGCCATGTTCGCCGCCTTGGTTTGCGGGTCAAACGCCCACGCGGCCTACATGTACGAGGTCGTGCTGCCCCCCAATCAAACTCTGATCACCATCTCAGAACAAACCACCCTGCGTCTGGAACCCAAACAGGGTCGCGACTTCCTGGTCGATGAGGAAGCGCCATTCAATAACCTCCCGCTGGCCACCCTGGTCTTTGAGAAAACCAGTTTGGGCCGCGAGATCATCGACGTGACCTATCAGATGGATCTGCGGATCACCAACCCGCAGGACTCTGGCAATGTCGGCGTCTTCACCATTACCGGGCGTGTGTTCGGCAACGCCGATTTGCGGGCTGACGGCACCCGTCGCCTCGACCTAAACAACGAGTTCCTCTCGCTCTCACCCCGCGGCCCTGTGGCGATCGGGCCAGATTTCTTCAGCTTCGACATGGACCTCAACCAGGCTCTTCAATTTAGCGGTCCCGGCTTCGGTCCCGGCTTGACTGGCCTGTTCACCGCGCGAGTCAACGTGGTTCCTATTCCCGAGCCGGCCTCCCTGGCAATGATGGCCTTGGGTGGTCTTGGGGTCGCCTGGGTCGCCCGTCGCCGCGCCCTGGCCAGGCGGGTTGGTTGA
- a CDS encoding Nramp family divalent metal transporter: MTPPSRRVWTDRLLGPLTLIVPGLMVAATGVGAGDLISASLAGSDAGVGVLWLAVVGAAMKLVLNEGVARWQMATGTSLLRGLVASLGPWAVWPFLIYFAAWAALVAGSLASACGVAATAFVELTPGDPNASRILWGLVHAAVGWGIVRVGGLAVFESVMGLSVAVMVVTVLVCVLGLGPDPQALWNANVPPRLPAAGLDRALAVLGGVGGTVTLLSYGYWVRDHGRQGQDGLRICRIDLTICYLLTAAFGMGMILIGSRIEVEGQGARLATQLADQLGATLGPIGRVLFLAGFWAAVFSSLLGVWQSAPYLLADLWRGRRRIQTDWARARVGSLTPSHEEEPDLTSDPAYRWGLAVLAWLPAATLFVTSVKTIQYAYAALGSLFLPGLAAALLVLNGSPRLGTAYRNGWLTTPLLIMILLVYLGILIRGISLN, encoded by the coding sequence ATGACGCCTCCCTCCCGCCGCGTCTGGACGGATCGGCTGTTGGGTCCGCTGACGTTGATCGTGCCAGGGCTGATGGTGGCGGCCACCGGCGTGGGCGCGGGGGATCTGATCTCGGCGAGTCTGGCGGGTTCGGACGCCGGAGTGGGAGTGCTTTGGTTGGCGGTGGTGGGAGCGGCCATGAAGCTGGTGCTGAACGAAGGGGTCGCCCGTTGGCAGATGGCGACCGGCACCAGTTTGTTGAGGGGTCTGGTTGCCTCGTTGGGTCCCTGGGCAGTCTGGCCGTTCCTAATCTACTTCGCCGCCTGGGCCGCGCTGGTGGCCGGTTCGCTGGCGTCGGCCTGCGGGGTGGCGGCGACCGCCTTCGTCGAACTGACCCCCGGCGACCCCAACGCCTCTCGAATTCTTTGGGGACTGGTTCACGCCGCGGTCGGTTGGGGAATCGTCCGTGTGGGCGGTCTGGCCGTCTTTGAGTCGGTCATGGGTCTCAGTGTGGCCGTGATGGTGGTCACGGTTCTGGTCTGTGTGCTGGGTCTAGGACCCGATCCCCAAGCTCTTTGGAACGCCAACGTGCCACCCCGTCTGCCGGCCGCGGGTCTTGACCGCGCCTTAGCGGTGTTGGGCGGCGTGGGAGGAACCGTCACCCTGCTGTCCTACGGGTATTGGGTCCGCGACCACGGCCGCCAAGGCCAGGACGGTCTGCGAATCTGTCGCATCGACCTGACGATCTGTTACCTGCTCACTGCCGCTTTCGGCATGGGGATGATCTTGATCGGCTCCCGGATCGAGGTGGAGGGCCAAGGCGCGCGGTTGGCGACCCAGTTGGCCGACCAGCTCGGTGCGACGCTGGGGCCGATTGGCCGCGTGCTGTTTTTAGCCGGATTCTGGGCCGCTGTGTTTTCCAGCCTGCTCGGAGTCTGGCAAAGCGCGCCGTACCTCTTAGCCGACCTTTGGCGTGGTCGTCGTCGGATCCAAACCGACTGGGCTCGCGCTCGAGTTGGATCTTTAACCCCGTCGCACGAGGAGGAACCGGACCTGACCAGCGATCCGGCCTACCGCTGGGGTCTGGCCGTTCTGGCGTGGTTACCCGCCGCGACCCTTTTCGTAACCTCGGTTAAGACAATCCAATACGCTTACGCTGCCTTGGGTTCACTGTTCCTGCCCGGTCTAGCAGCGGCGCTGCTGGTCCTCAACGGCTCGCCGCGTCTCGGGACGGCCTACCGCAACGGCTGGCTCACCACTCCGCTGCTGATCATGATCTTGCTGGTCTACCTAGGCATCTTGATCCGAGGGATCAGTCTCAACTAG
- a CDS encoding zinc-dependent metalloprotease, producing MTRICAGFVALAATALLAHLAAPCQGQEASQPDFPPLDKVVEGFEKVNSDINQTPSLYTIWVKKPEARILAGLPRNYESQKYFIAATPSGGSVFAGLQGPDYYVYWKPFDKRLALIVPNTAIRSSGDAESKSSVKRLFTDQVLLDTPILTNQPGSGPVIDLTAVLNELTAKMGGGRALLGAGGGPFNTRLASITKLKAFPQNIEVTIEAPGPNGSFASMSYSISLVPDNPAYTPRKADERLGYFTTEYDDYGLYKIDNSDTKVRYINRWHLEKADPSLKVSPPKQPIVFYIEHTTPIRYRRWVREGALMWNKAFEKVGFANAIEVYYQDAATGAHMEKDPEDVRYNFLRWLNNNVSTAIGPSRAHPLTGQILDADIVLTDGWIRAFFNQFEDQLPRMALEGMAPEAIDWLDAHPDWDPRVRLAPPSKRNQVLARIAQARANRLAHAAHGRDHDHDHLHLHELEALGLPADDNFAHLFRTAGRHRLCMAADCKAMNVALFKMHFELLQAMNDDSKEADDEDKDKENEKPKEKKDEPKSELETLIDGMPEPFIGPLLADLVAHEVGHTLGLRHNFKASSIYSFKEINSEKIKGKKPFTASVMDYNPIIISMDAFEKKPDAVQGDYAMIGIGPYDEWAIEYGYTLENDLKKVTDRVADSMLPFGTDQDVGGLDPSVQRYDFGKEPLEYADNQMRLAQFHRRHLIEKFVKDGQSWSKALKGYNMTLSMHSTALFTNLPWIGGAYVARDKKGDPNARPPITVVPADLQRKSLAFVIENAFQDSAFGLTPEILARLTDETQFGSGFGSSNEFTVHDRIIGIQASVLTRLLNPVTLRRIYDNEFRVPADQDALTLPELMETLTKAIWSECDKAPTEPTTARKPLISSLRRNLQREHLERMIDLSLPGSDRSAASKPISDLATAQLKAIKGRVEPLMAGEARAKVDPYSASHLDETLDRINKVLNAQVIYNANKVGGQPSAAPIILLGDDHR from the coding sequence ATGACACGCATTTGCGCTGGGTTCGTCGCGTTGGCCGCGACGGCCTTGCTGGCCCACCTCGCTGCTCCTTGCCAAGGTCAAGAAGCGAGCCAACCCGACTTTCCGCCGCTCGACAAAGTGGTGGAGGGGTTCGAAAAGGTCAATTCCGATATCAATCAGACTCCCAGCCTGTACACGATTTGGGTCAAGAAACCCGAGGCCAGGATCCTGGCGGGCTTGCCCCGCAACTACGAGTCACAGAAATATTTCATCGCCGCCACCCCCTCGGGTGGCTCGGTCTTTGCTGGCTTGCAGGGGCCGGATTATTACGTGTATTGGAAGCCGTTCGACAAGCGCTTGGCGCTCATTGTCCCCAACACGGCGATCCGCTCTAGCGGCGACGCGGAGAGCAAAAGTTCGGTCAAGCGTCTGTTTACTGACCAGGTGCTGCTGGATACGCCGATCCTCACCAACCAGCCGGGGTCCGGTCCGGTGATCGACCTGACAGCGGTGCTGAACGAACTGACCGCCAAGATGGGCGGTGGACGCGCGCTTTTGGGCGCGGGTGGCGGGCCGTTCAACACCCGCTTGGCCAGCATCACCAAGCTCAAGGCGTTCCCTCAGAACATCGAAGTCACCATCGAAGCCCCCGGTCCCAACGGCAGCTTCGCCTCGATGTCTTACTCGATCAGCCTGGTGCCGGACAACCCGGCCTACACACCCCGCAAGGCCGATGAGCGTCTGGGTTATTTCACCACCGAGTATGACGACTACGGCTTGTACAAGATCGACAACTCCGACACCAAGGTGCGCTACATCAACCGTTGGCATCTAGAAAAGGCCGATCCCTCGCTCAAGGTTAGCCCACCCAAGCAGCCGATCGTCTTCTACATTGAACACACCACGCCGATCCGCTACCGCCGCTGGGTCCGCGAAGGAGCCCTGATGTGGAACAAGGCGTTCGAGAAGGTGGGATTCGCCAACGCCATCGAGGTCTACTATCAGGACGCTGCCACCGGGGCCCACATGGAAAAAGACCCCGAGGACGTGCGGTACAATTTTCTACGCTGGCTCAACAACAACGTCTCCACCGCGATTGGTCCCAGCCGTGCCCACCCACTGACCGGCCAAATCCTCGACGCCGACATCGTGCTGACCGACGGCTGGATTCGCGCCTTTTTCAACCAGTTCGAGGACCAATTGCCCCGCATGGCCCTCGAAGGAATGGCCCCCGAGGCGATCGACTGGCTCGACGCTCACCCTGATTGGGATCCCCGGGTTCGTCTGGCTCCTCCCTCGAAGCGCAACCAGGTGCTGGCCCGAATCGCCCAGGCCCGCGCCAACCGCCTGGCCCACGCCGCCCACGGGCGGGACCACGATCATGACCACTTGCACCTGCACGAACTTGAAGCCCTCGGCCTTCCCGCCGACGACAATTTCGCCCACCTTTTCCGGACCGCCGGGCGTCATCGCCTCTGCATGGCCGCCGACTGCAAGGCGATGAATGTCGCGTTGTTCAAAATGCACTTCGAACTGCTACAAGCCATGAACGACGACTCCAAGGAGGCCGACGACGAAGATAAAGACAAAGAGAACGAGAAACCCAAGGAGAAGAAGGACGAGCCCAAAAGCGAGTTGGAGACCCTGATCGATGGGATGCCCGAACCGTTTATCGGCCCCTTGCTGGCCGACCTGGTCGCCCACGAAGTCGGTCACACTCTAGGGCTGCGGCACAACTTCAAGGCATCGAGTATTTATTCATTCAAGGAAATCAACTCCGAAAAGATTAAGGGCAAAAAGCCGTTCACCGCGTCGGTGATGGACTACAACCCGATCATCATCTCGATGGACGCCTTTGAGAAGAAGCCCGACGCGGTTCAGGGCGACTACGCGATGATCGGCATTGGCCCCTACGACGAATGGGCGATCGAGTACGGCTACACCCTTGAAAATGATCTCAAGAAGGTTACTGACCGGGTCGCCGACTCCATGTTGCCCTTCGGCACCGACCAGGACGTGGGAGGACTCGACCCCTCGGTTCAGCGTTACGACTTCGGCAAGGAGCCGCTGGAATACGCCGACAACCAAATGCGGCTGGCTCAGTTCCACCGCCGGCACCTGATCGAAAAGTTCGTCAAGGACGGCCAAAGTTGGTCCAAGGCACTCAAGGGTTATAACATGACCCTGTCAATGCACTCGACCGCCCTGTTCACCAACCTCCCTTGGATTGGCGGCGCGTACGTCGCCCGCGACAAAAAGGGCGACCCCAACGCCCGACCGCCAATCACCGTTGTCCCTGCCGACCTCCAGCGCAAGTCGTTGGCGTTTGTAATTGAGAACGCCTTTCAGGATTCGGCCTTTGGTCTGACCCCCGAGATTCTGGCCCGCCTGACCGACGAAACCCAGTTTGGTAGCGGCTTCGGTTCCAGCAACGAGTTCACGGTTCACGACCGGATCATCGGCATCCAGGCCAGCGTGCTGACCCGTCTGCTCAACCCCGTGACCCTTCGACGAATCTACGACAATGAGTTCCGGGTTCCCGCCGATCAGGACGCCCTAACTCTGCCGGAACTGATGGAAACCCTCACCAAGGCGATCTGGTCCGAGTGCGACAAGGCCCCTACCGAGCCAACCACCGCCCGCAAACCCCTGATCTCCTCGCTGCGCCGCAATCTCCAGCGTGAACATTTGGAGCGAATGATCGACCTGAGCCTGCCCGGATCGGATCGCTCGGCCGCCTCCAAACCGATCTCCGACTTGGCCACAGCGCAACTTAAGGCGATCAAGGGCCGTGTGGAGCCGCTGATGGCGGGCGAGGCGCGGGCGAAGGTGGATCCGTACAGCGCCTCCCACCTCGACGAGACCCTGGATCGAATCAACAAGGTTCTCAACGCTCAGGTGATTTACAACGCCAACAAAGTGGGGGGCCAGCCCTCGGCCGCCCCAATCATCCTGTTGGGTGACGACCACCGTTGA
- a CDS encoding protein arginine kinase, protein MNLNDLLRSTGEWLRGEGPSCDIVVCSRVRLARNLADFPFASRASRGDKLEIESIARRTFEELDLGLTFFDVDELNQIDRQFLVERQLISREQANGEGPRGVAIFPRETISIMVNEEDHLRIQEMRSGFRLSELWEDINELDDRIESKITYAFSPKLGYLTACPTNVGTGIRVGVMVHLPALVYVKQIDKVFRGLQKVHLAVRGLYGEGTQAFGDFYQISNQRTLGHSERELVDKLEEIIPQVLDHERKARQTLLRDRRQEIKDRVARALGALTSAHVISSDETMHLLSIVRMGISLELVNDLTIPQLNELFLHTQPAHLQKLQGAVMDSDDRNLARALYLKRKLAEVRG, encoded by the coding sequence ATGAACCTCAACGACTTGCTCCGCTCCACCGGCGAATGGCTCCGCGGTGAAGGCCCCTCCTGCGACATCGTGGTCTGCTCACGAGTCCGCCTGGCACGTAACCTCGCCGACTTTCCCTTTGCCTCTCGCGCCAGTCGCGGCGACAAGCTTGAAATCGAATCCATCGCCCGCCGCACCTTCGAGGAGTTGGATCTAGGGCTGACCTTCTTCGACGTGGACGAACTCAACCAGATCGACCGCCAGTTTTTGGTCGAACGTCAACTCATCTCCCGCGAGCAGGCCAACGGCGAGGGACCGCGGGGCGTGGCGATCTTCCCCCGCGAAACCATCTCGATCATGGTCAATGAGGAAGACCACCTCCGAATCCAAGAAATGCGCTCCGGGTTCCGACTCTCGGAACTTTGGGAAGACATCAACGAACTGGACGACCGAATCGAATCCAAGATCACATATGCATTTAGTCCAAAGCTTGGTTATCTGACCGCCTGTCCCACCAACGTTGGCACCGGTATCCGGGTGGGAGTCATGGTTCATCTGCCGGCCCTGGTGTATGTCAAGCAGATCGACAAGGTCTTCCGGGGCCTACAGAAGGTGCATTTGGCGGTTCGGGGACTTTACGGCGAGGGGACGCAGGCGTTTGGCGATTTCTACCAAATCTCCAACCAGCGTACTTTAGGCCACTCCGAACGCGAACTGGTGGACAAGCTGGAGGAAATCATTCCCCAGGTGTTGGATCACGAGCGCAAGGCTCGGCAAACCTTGCTACGCGATCGCCGTCAGGAGATCAAGGACCGGGTCGCCCGTGCCCTGGGCGCGCTGACTAGCGCTCACGTCATCAGCAGCGATGAAACGATGCACCTGTTGTCCATCGTTCGGATGGGGATCTCGCTGGAACTGGTGAACGATTTGACCATTCCCCAGCTCAACGAATTGTTTCTGCACACCCAGCCCGCCCATCTCCAGAAGCTCCAGGGTGCGGTGATGGACAGCGACGACCGGAACCTCGCCCGGGCGCTTTATCTCAAACGTAAACTGGCCGAGGTCCGTGGTTGA
- a CDS encoding UvrB/UvrC motif-containing protein: MKCQRCSRTASFHITDIERKTKKLTDYHLCEECASKFLNPATSESEMEDEDSGVGVVSPMSELAKKLALQGPGGRPSSKPEATVCPVCGITFADFRSTGRLGCPHDYEVFRDELMPLLENVHNHTVHKGKSPKRAPSGTERFTELIQYRNQLKVAIATEDYETAAKLRDQIRDLEQIVGNRRSSSVPPSSSK; encoded by the coding sequence ATGAAATGCCAGCGTTGCTCCCGCACAGCGTCGTTCCATATCACTGATATCGAACGCAAGACCAAAAAACTGACCGACTACCACCTCTGCGAGGAGTGCGCCTCGAAGTTTCTCAATCCCGCGACCTCTGAATCTGAGATGGAGGATGAGGATTCGGGAGTCGGCGTGGTCTCGCCCATGAGCGAGTTGGCCAAGAAACTGGCGCTTCAAGGACCTGGCGGCCGGCCATCCTCCAAGCCAGAGGCGACCGTGTGTCCGGTCTGCGGGATCACCTTCGCGGATTTTCGTTCCACCGGACGGTTGGGGTGTCCGCACGATTACGAAGTCTTCCGCGATGAATTGATGCCGCTTTTGGAAAACGTGCACAACCACACCGTCCACAAAGGCAAATCCCCCAAGCGCGCGCCCTCGGGTACCGAACGGTTTACCGAGTTGATCCAGTATCGCAACCAGCTCAAGGTGGCGATCGCCACCGAGGATTACGAGACCGCCGCCAAGCTCCGCGACCAGATCCGCGACCTGGAACAGATCGTGGGCAACCGCCGTTCCTCCAGCGTCCCGCCGTCCTCCTCGAAATGA
- the rpoC gene encoding DNA-directed RNA polymerase subunit beta' — protein MGESAYDRINDYTAVKIGLASPDEIKAWSFGEVKKPETINYRTYRPEKDGLFCERIFGPEKDWECACGKYRGMKFKGMICDRCGVKVTHSRVRRKRMGHIELAAPVVHIWFFKAMPSRLGTLLDMRTTALERIIYFQDYVVIDPGDTPLKERQLLTEEEYRKYREEYGGSFEADMGAEAIKKLLSPAKLDLVALSKQLREELTTTTSKQRIKDLTKRLKVVESLRDSNNQPEWMVLTNVPVIPPDLRPLVLLDSGNFATSDLNDLYRRIINRNNRLKKLVDLNAPDVIIRNEKRMLQQAVDALFDNNRCKRPVLGSSNRPLKSLTDMIKGKQGRFRENLLGKRVDYSARSVIVVGPDLKLHQCGLPKKIALELFSPFIIRRLRELNLADTIKSAKKMLERRVDEVWDILEEVIRNHPVLLNRAPTLHRMGIQAFEPVLVEGNAIRIHPLVCKGFNADFDGDQMAVHLPLSIEAQVEAMTLMMSTNNIFSPANGKPIISPTQDIVMGSYYLTVHRPGDPGEYKEDAAGRPIQGVFSSPTEVFLAFSLRKVGVHARIKLRLPAHKRLKGEGEKEHTPGKPIFTTVGRVIFNDILHPNMAFYNQALGQKQLQSIIADCHQLLGRAETIALLDRMKELGFRESTRSGLSFATDDLKTPTEKDKFIEEAEKQVTKASKNYQRGIITEQERYNRVLDIWNEVREKITTAMMEDLKNDIRNGEVYLNPIFLMADSGARGGVEQIRQLAGMRGLMAKPSGKIIETPIKANFREGLSVLEYFSSTHGARKGLADTALKTADSGYLTRKLADVAQNVVVTMRDCGTTQGITKGVVYKGEKVEVSLADSIRGRVSRVRVVHPITDEIIVNENELITIEMARQLEELQIEKLQVRSPMTCEAPLGVCQLCYGMDLSTGRLVEEGMAVGIIAAQSIGEPGTQLTMRTFHFGGVATLGIEEKDIKCKREGFVKYRNINAVENADGHLISLSRNGEIQVVDAKGRELEKFDVPEGAILKVADGAFVTKGTMLCEWDPHNFPILAQVGGRAFYEDIREGETMKVETEASGLMRRTIIEHKGDLHPQIVIKGADGQIIEAHYIPERASIEVDDGQEIKPGTLLAKTPRAAVGTQDITGGLPRVTELFEARRPKDPAIIAEIDGVVTFLDEKRRNKRTIIIRNEASGKEVEHLVPHGKFLRVHGGDRVKAGTALVDGPQVPHDILRISGEEEVQRYLLREIQNVYRAQRVEIDDKHLEIICAQMLRKVRVDHGGDTGLLPGSVIDKFEFRRKNEELRDSVKIKDPGDAAELREGEVVSRDYVDKVNAEIEAKGGRKVEWTRPQPARASTQLLGITKAAVQSESFISAASFQETTKVLTEAALAGKVDRLVGLKENVILGHLVPAGTGFKLHQEAEVRIRPEALEQLAERGPGYARYPRDDAPTRVRERDRDLVG, from the coding sequence ATGGGCGAGAGCGCTTACGATCGCATCAACGACTATACCGCCGTCAAAATCGGATTGGCCAGCCCCGACGAGATCAAGGCCTGGTCTTTCGGCGAGGTCAAAAAACCGGAAACGATCAATTATCGAACCTATCGTCCCGAAAAGGACGGCCTCTTCTGCGAACGGATCTTCGGTCCTGAAAAGGACTGGGAGTGCGCCTGCGGCAAATACCGGGGGATGAAGTTCAAAGGGATGATCTGCGACCGCTGCGGTGTCAAGGTGACCCACTCGCGGGTCCGCCGCAAGCGGATGGGTCACATCGAACTGGCCGCGCCGGTGGTCCACATCTGGTTTTTCAAGGCGATGCCTTCACGCCTGGGAACTCTGCTGGACATGCGCACCACCGCGTTGGAGCGGATCATCTATTTCCAGGACTACGTGGTGATCGATCCGGGTGACACTCCGCTGAAGGAGCGGCAGTTGCTCACCGAGGAGGAGTACCGCAAGTACCGCGAGGAGTACGGGGGATCGTTCGAGGCCGACATGGGGGCCGAGGCGATCAAGAAGCTGCTCAGCCCGGCCAAGCTTGACCTGGTGGCGTTGTCTAAGCAGCTGCGGGAGGAACTGACCACGACCACCAGCAAGCAGCGGATCAAGGATTTGACCAAGCGTCTCAAGGTGGTCGAGAGTCTGCGGGACAGCAACAACCAGCCGGAGTGGATGGTGCTGACCAACGTGCCAGTGATTCCGCCCGACCTGCGGCCTCTGGTGTTGTTGGATTCGGGCAATTTTGCCACCAGCGACCTCAACGACCTGTATCGGCGGATCATCAACCGCAACAACCGGCTCAAGAAGCTGGTCGATCTCAACGCGCCCGACGTGATCATCCGCAACGAGAAGCGGATGCTCCAGCAGGCGGTGGACGCGCTGTTCGACAACAACCGCTGCAAGCGTCCGGTGCTGGGTTCGAGCAACCGCCCGCTTAAGTCGCTGACCGACATGATCAAAGGCAAGCAGGGCCGGTTCCGGGAAAACCTGCTGGGCAAGCGGGTGGACTACTCGGCCCGCTCGGTGATTGTGGTGGGTCCTGATCTGAAGCTGCACCAATGCGGCCTGCCCAAGAAGATCGCGCTCGAATTGTTCTCGCCGTTCATCATCCGCCGGCTGCGGGAACTCAACCTGGCCGACACGATCAAGTCGGCCAAGAAGATGCTGGAGCGGCGAGTGGACGAGGTGTGGGACATCCTTGAGGAAGTCATCCGCAACCACCCGGTGCTGCTCAACCGGGCCCCGACGTTGCACCGGATGGGGATTCAGGCGTTCGAGCCAGTGCTGGTGGAAGGCAACGCGATTCGGATCCACCCGTTGGTGTGCAAAGGGTTCAACGCCGACTTCGACGGCGACCAAATGGCGGTCCACCTGCCGTTGTCGATCGAAGCCCAGGTCGAGGCGATGACCCTCATGATGTCCACCAACAACATCTTCAGCCCGGCCAACGGCAAGCCGATCATCTCGCCGACCCAAGATATTGTCATGGGGTCGTACTACCTGACGGTGCATCGTCCCGGCGACCCCGGCGAGTACAAGGAAGACGCCGCCGGCCGACCAATCCAGGGGGTCTTTAGTTCGCCCACCGAGGTGTTTTTGGCCTTCAGCCTGCGCAAGGTCGGGGTCCACGCCCGCATCAAGCTCCGCCTGCCGGCCCATAAGCGACTCAAGGGCGAGGGCGAGAAGGAACACACCCCAGGCAAGCCGATCTTTACCACGGTCGGCCGGGTGATCTTTAACGACATCCTCCACCCCAACATGGCCTTTTACAATCAGGCGCTGGGGCAAAAGCAACTCCAATCGATCATCGCCGACTGCCACCAACTCCTTGGTCGGGCCGAGACGATCGCCCTGCTGGACCGGATGAAGGAACTGGGCTTCCGGGAATCGACCCGGTCCGGCCTCTCCTTCGCCACCGACGACCTCAAGACCCCGACCGAGAAAGACAAGTTCATCGAGGAGGCCGAAAAACAGGTCACCAAGGCCAGCAAGAACTACCAACGCGGCATCATCACCGAGCAGGAGCGGTATAACCGCGTGCTAGACATCTGGAACGAGGTCCGTGAGAAGATCACCACTGCGATGATGGAGGACCTCAAGAACGACATCCGCAACGGCGAGGTCTACCTCAACCCCATCTTCCTGATGGCCGACTCCGGAGCGCGGGGCGGCGTCGAGCAGATCCGCCAGCTCGCCGGGATGCGCGGGCTGATGGCCAAACCCTCGGGCAAAATCATCGAAACCCCGATCAAGGCCAACTTCCGCGAAGGTCTGTCGGTGCTGGAATACTTCTCCTCGACCCACGGAGCGCGCAAAGGTCTGGCCGACACCGCGCTGAAGACGGCCGATTCGGGCTACTTGACCCGCAAACTCGCCGACGTGGCGCAAAACGTGGTCGTCACAATGCGCGACTGCGGCACCACCCAGGGCATCACCAAGGGGGTGGTTTACAAGGGCGAGAAGGTCGAGGTCAGCCTGGCCGACTCAATCCGGGGCCGGGTCAGTCGGGTCCGGGTGGTTCACCCGATCACCGACGAAATCATCGTCAACGAAAACGAACTGATCACCATCGAGATGGCCCGCCAGCTGGAAGAGCTGCAAATCGAGAAACTCCAGGTTCGCAGCCCGATGACCTGCGAAGCGCCGCTGGGGGTCTGCCAGCTTTGCTACGGCATGGACCTGTCCACCGGACGCTTGGTCGAAGAGGGGATGGCTGTGGGGATCATCGCCGCCCAGTCGATCGGCGAACCCGGTACCCAGCTGACCATGCGTACCTTCCACTTCGGCGGCGTGGCGACCCTGGGGATCGAAGAGAAGGACATCAAGTGCAAGCGCGAGGGATTCGTCAAATACAGGAACATCAACGCTGTCGAGAATGCCGATGGGCATCTGATCTCGCTGTCACGCAACGGCGAAATTCAAGTGGTGGACGCCAAAGGCCGGGAGCTGGAGAAGTTCGACGTGCCCGAGGGGGCGATCTTGAAGGTCGCCGACGGTGCGTTCGTCACCAAGGGGACCATGCTTTGCGAGTGGGACCCGCACAACTTCCCGATTCTGGCCCAGGTGGGCGGTCGTGCCTTCTACGAGGACATCCGCGAAGGCGAGACCATGAAGGTCGAGACCGAAGCCTCCGGTCTGATGCGCCGCACCATCATTGAACACAAGGGAGATCTGCACCCGCAGATCGTCATCAAAGGGGCTGATGGTCAAATCATCGAAGCCCACTACATTCCCGAGCGGGCCTCGATCGAAGTGGACGACGGCCAGGAGATCAAGCCGGGCACTCTGCTGGCTAAGACGCCGCGAGCGGCAGTCGGCACCCAGGACATCACCGGCGGTCTACCCCGGGTCACCGAGTTGTTCGAGGCGCGTCGGCCCAAAGATCCGGCGATCATCGCCGAAATCGACGGCGTGGTCACCTTCCTGGACGAGAAGCGTCGCAACAAGCGGACCATCATCATCCGCAACGAAGCCTCCGGCAAGGAAGTCGAACACCTCGTGCCCCACGGCAAGTTCCTGCGGGTTCACGGCGGCGACCGGGTCAAAGCCGGTACAGCGCTGGTGGACGGCCCGCAGGTGCCTCACGATATCCTCCGCATCTCGGGCGAGGAGGAGGTCCAGCGCTACCTTCTGCGGGAAATTCAAAACGTCTATCGCGCTCAGCGGGTCGAGATCGACGACAAGCACCTCGAAATCATCTGTGCACAGATGCTCCGCAAGGTGCGGGTCGATCACGGCGGCGACACCGGCTTGTTGCCGGGCAGCGTGATCGATAAGTTCGAGTTCCGCCGCAAGAACGAGGAGCTGCGCGATTCGGTCAAGATCAAAGACCCCGGCGACGCGGCCGAGTTGCGCGAGGGCGAAGTGGTCAGCCGCGACTATGTGGACAAGGTCAATGCCGAGATCGAGGCCAAAGGAGGGCGGAAGGTGGAGTGGACCCGCCCCCAACCAGCCCGAGCCAGTACTCAGTTGCTTGGCATCACCAAAGCCGCGGTCCAGTCCGAGAGCTTCATCTCGGCGGCCAGCTTCCAGGAAACCACCAAGGTCTTGACCGAGGCGGCCCTAGCGGGCAAGGTCGATCGTCTGGTTGGCCTCAAGGAGAATGTCATCCTCGGCCACTTGGTTCCTGCCGGGACCGGTTTCAAGCTGCACCAGGAAGCGGAGGTCCGCATCCGTCCCGAAGCGCTGGAGCAGCTGGCCGAACGCGGTCCCGGCTACGCTCGTTATCCCCGCGACGACGCTCCTACCCGCGTCCGCGAACGCGATCGCGACCTAGTGGGATGA